A genomic stretch from Thermomonospora umbrina includes:
- the mreC gene encoding rod shape-determining protein MreC — MRDTRRTRVMLSILLTIALALITIDYRGGEDSPLRGLRGAGEAVFGPIEQLSASVVRPVGNVFDAITDAPGERRRADRLERENQRLREQLRARRMDADRAAQLDRLLGSAGLGGYKVVPAQVISAGQGLEDTVTIDAGSRSGVRPDMTVMTADGLVGRVTRVGPATATVLLATDAASTVGSRLEDSKEIGVVQGAGRRGLGNRGATPLRFQLLNANAPMRPGQRLVTLGSQGERPYVPGVPIGTVERVEQAHGSLTRTAYVRPFVRFTTLDVVGVVVAPPKSDPRDAVLPPKPKPSPTPALAPGPAPTLTPSATRRPRSSKSPKATSSRSPRRDRTPNARD; from the coding sequence GTGAGAGACACCCGGCGCACCCGCGTGATGCTCAGCATTCTGCTGACCATCGCGCTGGCGCTGATCACCATCGACTACCGCGGCGGCGAGGACTCGCCGCTGCGCGGGCTGCGCGGCGCCGGCGAGGCGGTGTTCGGCCCGATCGAGCAACTGTCGGCGTCGGTGGTCCGGCCCGTCGGCAACGTGTTCGACGCCATCACCGACGCGCCCGGCGAACGACGCCGCGCCGACCGGCTGGAGCGGGAGAACCAGCGGCTGCGCGAGCAGTTGCGCGCCCGCCGGATGGACGCCGACCGGGCCGCGCAACTGGACCGGCTGCTGGGCTCGGCCGGACTGGGCGGCTACAAGGTCGTCCCGGCCCAGGTGATCTCCGCCGGCCAGGGCCTGGAGGACACCGTCACCATCGACGCGGGCAGCCGCAGCGGCGTCCGCCCCGACATGACGGTGATGACCGCCGACGGGCTGGTCGGCCGGGTGACCCGGGTCGGTCCCGCCACCGCGACGGTGCTGCTGGCCACCGACGCGGCCTCCACGGTCGGTTCCCGGCTGGAGGACTCCAAGGAGATCGGCGTGGTGCAGGGCGCGGGCCGCCGCGGCCTCGGCAACCGGGGCGCGACCCCGCTGCGCTTCCAGCTCCTCAACGCCAACGCCCCGATGCGGCCGGGCCAGCGGCTGGTGACGCTGGGCTCGCAGGGCGAGCGCCCGTACGTGCCGGGTGTGCCGATCGGCACGGTCGAGCGCGTCGAGCAGGCGCACGGCTCGCTGACCCGCACCGCCTACGTCCGGCCGTTCGTGCGGTTCACCACGCTCGACGTGGTCGGCGTCGTCGTCGCGCCGCCCAAGTCCGACCCGCGCGACGCCGTGCTGCCGCCCAAGCCGAAGCCGTCGCCGACACCGGCGCTGGCGCCCGGGCCCGCCCCGACGCTGACCCCGTCCGCGACCCGACGACCGCGATCGTCGAAGTCGCCCAAGGCCACATCGTCCAGGTCGCCGCGGCGCGACCGGACGCCGAACGCGAGGGACTGA
- the mreD gene encoding rod shape-determining protein MreD, with product MLSTADVSPAGRNLTAAVAIVVALVLQVSVANRLPLPGAVTPDLVLLTVVALALTGGSLIGLVSGFGAGLAADIIPPADHTIGRYALVYCLIGYVCGLASDEMDRSSVVPFAAVAAGALAGTVLYAGLGMMLGDPRAGWENVSRIVPLQVLYDVLASPFVVWAVLRVTRRFERDRSRDRFDLPAARYRALSRM from the coding sequence GTGCTGAGTACAGCCGACGTGTCGCCGGCCGGGCGCAATCTGACCGCGGCGGTCGCGATCGTGGTGGCGCTGGTGCTGCAGGTGTCGGTGGCCAACCGGCTGCCGCTGCCCGGCGCCGTGACACCCGACCTGGTGCTGCTGACCGTCGTGGCGCTGGCGTTGACCGGCGGCTCCCTGATCGGGCTGGTGTCCGGGTTCGGCGCCGGGCTGGCCGCCGACATCATCCCGCCCGCCGACCACACCATCGGCCGGTACGCGCTGGTGTACTGCCTGATCGGCTATGTCTGCGGGCTGGCCAGCGACGAGATGGACCGTTCGTCGGTGGTGCCGTTCGCGGCCGTGGCGGCGGGGGCGTTGGCCGGCACCGTGCTGTACGCGGGGCTGGGCATGATGCTCGGCGATCCCCGCGCGGGCTGGGAGAACGTCAGCCGGATCGTGCCGCTGCAGGTGCTGTACGACGTGCTCGCCAGTCCGTTCGTGGTGTGGGCGGTGCTGCGGGTGACGCGGCGCTTCGAACGCGACCGCTCCCGTGACCGGTTCGACCTGCCGGCGGCCCGCTACCGTGCGCTGTCCCGGATGTGA
- a CDS encoding rod shape-determining protein codes for MGNKLSFLGRDMAVDLGTANTLVYVRGRGIVLNEPSVVAINTNTGKIHAVGIEAKRMIGRTPGNIVAVRPLKDGVIADFDVTERMLRYFIQKVHKRRHFAKPRIVVAVPSGITGVEQRAVKEAGYQAGARRVYIIEEPMAAAIGAGLPVYEPTGNMVVDIGGGTTEVAIISLGGIVTSQSVRVGGDELDQAVISFSKKEYSLMLGERTAEEIKMAIGSAYPAGEDEPHAEIRGRDLVSGLPKTVVISAEEVRRAIEEPVNAIVDAVKTTLDKCPPELSGDIMDRGIALTGGGALLKNLDERLREETGMPIHLVDNPLDSVVLGTGKCVEDFEALREVLVPEPRH; via the coding sequence ATGGGTAACAAGCTGTCGTTTCTCGGCCGGGACATGGCGGTCGACCTGGGTACGGCGAACACGCTCGTGTACGTGCGAGGACGCGGCATCGTGCTCAACGAGCCCTCCGTGGTGGCGATCAACACCAACACCGGCAAGATCCACGCCGTCGGCATCGAGGCCAAGCGCATGATCGGCCGCACACCCGGCAACATCGTGGCCGTCCGTCCGCTCAAGGACGGCGTGATCGCCGACTTCGACGTGACCGAGCGGATGCTGCGCTACTTCATCCAGAAGGTCCACAAGCGGCGGCACTTCGCCAAGCCGCGCATCGTGGTGGCGGTGCCCAGCGGCATCACCGGGGTGGAGCAGCGCGCCGTCAAGGAGGCCGGCTACCAGGCGGGCGCCCGGCGCGTCTACATCATCGAGGAGCCGATGGCCGCCGCAATCGGCGCCGGCCTGCCGGTGTACGAGCCCACCGGCAACATGGTGGTCGACATCGGCGGCGGCACCACCGAGGTGGCGATCATCTCCCTCGGCGGCATCGTGACCAGCCAGTCGGTGCGGGTCGGCGGCGACGAGCTGGACCAGGCGGTGATCTCGTTCTCCAAGAAGGAGTACTCCCTGATGCTGGGGGAGCGCACCGCCGAGGAGATCAAGATGGCCATCGGGTCGGCCTACCCGGCCGGCGAGGACGAGCCGCACGCCGAGATCCGCGGCCGCGACCTGGTCAGCGGGCTGCCCAAGACCGTGGTGATCTCCGCCGAGGAGGTCCGCCGCGCCATCGAGGAGCCCGTCAACGCCATCGTCGACGCGGTCAAGACCACGCTCGACAAGTGCCCGCCGGAGCTGTCCGGCGACATCATGGACCGAGGCATCGCGCTGACCGGCGGCGGCGCCCTGTTGAAGAACCTCGACGAGCGGCTGCGCGAGGAGACCGGCATGCCGATCCACCTCGTCGACAACCCGCTGGACTCGGTGGTGCTCGGCACCGGCAAGTGCGTGGAGGACTTCGAGGCGCTGCGCGAGGTCCTCGTCCCCGAACCCAGGCACTAG